TGTGCGAGTCGGCGGCCGAATTCCGCGCGGCGTATTGCTTTTGGGTCCTCCGGGAACGGGCAAGACTTTGCTCGCGAAAGCTGTCGCGGGCGAAGCGGGCGTGCCCTTTTTCTCGATCAGCGGCGCGGAGTTCGTTGAGATGTTTGTCGGTGTAGGCGCAAGCCGGGTACGTGATCTTTTCGAAACTGGAAAGAAGAATGCTCCGTGCATTATCTTCATCGACGAAATTGATGCTGTGGGACGTCATCGCGGTGCCGGATTGGGAGGTGGACACGACGAGCGCGAGCAGACCTTGAATCAGCTCCTAATTGAGATGGACGGCTTTGAGGAGAATGACGGTGTAATTCTCGTGGCCGCCACGAATCGTCCGGATATTCTCGATCCGGCGCTTCTTCGTCCGGGCCGGTTCGACCGCCAGATAGTCGTAGACAGGCCGGATGTGAAAGGTCGGCTTGCGATTCTCGAAGTCCATACGAAAAACAAGCCACTCGGCGACGACATTGATCTTGAAGTCATTGCCAAAAGTACTCCGGGAATGTCCGGTGCCGAATTGGCCAACCTGATGAACGAAGCCGCGCTGCTTGCCGCACGCCGCGACAGCGACCGTGTGATGATGCAAGATTTGGAAGCGGCAAAAGACAAGGTCATGATGGGCATAGAGCGCAAATCCGTCGTGATTCCGGAAAAAGAGAGACGCGTGACAGCCTATCACGAAGCGGGGCACGTGCTTGTTGCTATGTTCTCTCCGGAAGTCGATCCCGTGCACAAAGTAACGATCATACCCCGCGGTCAGGCACTCGGGTTAACCCATTTCGTTCCGCTCGACGACAAGCGAAGTTATTCGCGCCGCTACCTTGAGGGACAGCTCTCCACGCTGTTGGGCGGACGCGTCGCGGAGCAGGAAGTTTTCGACGAAGTCACTTCGGGCGCAGCAAATGACCTGAAGCGTGCGACGGAAATCGCCAAGACCATGGTCACGCGATGGGGGATGAGTGAAAAACTCGGTCCCATTACTTACGGCACGAAGCAGGAAGAGGTTTTTCTTGGCCGCGATTATACGGTCAACCAAGACTACAGCGACGAAACGGCACATGCAATCGATCAATCCGTACGGGAAATTGTCGAGAGTGCGGAAACCCGTGCCCGCGAAATTCTCGTAAAGGAACGTGCACGGCTCGATAAGCTCGCCGTGGCGTTGGTCGAAAAAGAGTCGCTCGGGGGCGACGAAATCCGCACATTACTTGACCTTCCGCAGTTAAACGGCAAGGAAGCTTCGTGATAGATCACAGCGAAGAGCAACGCTTGCGTGACTTGGTTCGCCGCGAACTTGAAGCGCGCGAGGAACTCAAGTCCAAAGAAAAATCCACCGAAGTCAAGCTGACGACGATTGACGAGCTTGAACGCAAGCGTATTATCGATGAGGAGATTCAGAAATTCTATCGGGCACGCGGGGACTACAAGCAGATTGAAAATGAAGACGGCGAGCTTGAGTGGATCACTGAGGAAGAAGCCGACGAACGCGACAAACAAATTCCTGTCGACATCGAAGAGCTTGAAGTCGGACAACGGCAAGTAAGAAACAATATTCTTTTGATTTCGTTGATGGTTTTCGTGGGGGTCGTGTTGATGTTTCTGGCTCTTCAGCAGCGGCACGGCAATATCCAAGTTCACTCCAATATTGAGGGCGCTACGATTGTACTCGACGGTGTGCCGACCGAGTTCAAGACGGACAACGTGCTAAAAGACTTAACACCGGGAACCCATATTATCTCCGTGGCGAAAAACGGATTTGGGATTGTCGGAGAAGCTGCCCGTCGCGTCGAGTTGAAACCCGGAGCGGAAGAAGTTCTCGTCTTTACGCTTGCGCCGAAGGAAAGGCAGATAAATGGACAAGCCGAGAATTGAAGCCGCGGTAAGAGAGCTGCTTGCGGCAATTGGTGAAGATTCAGCGCGCTATGGCCTGCAGGGAACTCCGACCCGGGTTGCCGACATGTTCGAAGAGATATTTTCAGGCATTGGCGCTGACCCGGCCGAAAAGTTGTCGCTTTATCCGACTGACAACACGACGGAGATGATTATTCACCGGGACATCCCTTTCTATTCGATGTGCGAGCACCATTTGTTGCCGTTTTGGGGTTTTGTTTCGATTG
This region of Calditrichota bacterium genomic DNA includes:
- a CDS encoding ATP-dependent zinc metalloprotease FtsH, coding for MPYHAFEQAITDGRVQSGIIRDQLFHGKMKDGSRFVVTLPPTIDSELLKRWENAGVQLDFKVKRPDIGQYLIGVLPWLLLLGFGIIMLRRMSNMGPKGLFQFGKSKARVYSESNQKVTFENVAGANEAKEELREIIDFLRDPKKFVRVGGRIPRGVLLLGPPGTGKTLLAKAVAGEAGVPFFSISGAEFVEMFVGVGASRVRDLFETGKKNAPCIIFIDEIDAVGRHRGAGLGGGHDEREQTLNQLLIEMDGFEENDGVILVAATNRPDILDPALLRPGRFDRQIVVDRPDVKGRLAILEVHTKNKPLGDDIDLEVIAKSTPGMSGAELANLMNEAALLAARRDSDRVMMQDLEAAKDKVMMGIERKSVVIPEKERRVTAYHEAGHVLVAMFSPEVDPVHKVTIIPRGQALGLTHFVPLDDKRSYSRRYLEGQLSTLLGGRVAEQEVFDEVTSGAANDLKRATEIAKTMVTRWGMSEKLGPITYGTKQEEVFLGRDYTVNQDYSDETAHAIDQSVREIVESAETRAREILVKERARLDKLAVALVEKESLGGDEIRTLLDLPQLNGKEAS
- a CDS encoding PEGA domain-containing protein — encoded protein: MIDHSEEQRLRDLVRRELEAREELKSKEKSTEVKLTTIDELERKRIIDEEIQKFYRARGDYKQIENEDGELEWITEEEADERDKQIPVDIEELEVGQRQVRNNILLISLMVFVGVVLMFLALQQRHGNIQVHSNIEGATIVLDGVPTEFKTDNVLKDLTPGTHIISVAKNGFGIVGEAARRVELKPGAEEVLVFTLAPKERQINGQAEN